Below is a genomic region from Actinomycetes bacterium.
CGTCGGCAGGCAGCTCGGGCCGAGCGCGCCGGTCCAGGTGCAGCTCGGCCTGCACCTCACCGCCGGGGCCGGGCGCGGGCTGGCCGCGGTCCGCATGCGCAACCTGACCGGCAAGCCCTTGCCCGTCGCGGGGACCGTGCAGCTCCTGGTCACCGGCCCGGGCATGCCCGTGGTGGTCCGCCAGCCCGTTCGCCTCCTGATCCCAGCCGCCCAGGCGAGCACGGTGCGGCTTAGCTTCAGGCCGCCGTTCCCCGGGGTCTACCGGGTCCGCGCGATCTTCGTCCCGAGCTGACCCAGAGGGCCGGTCATGGAACCGGCGCTACATGCGGCGCCGAATCAGGCGGGGCATGTGGTCGCCGTTCAGGCGGGGCATATGGTCGGTCGGCCGCTCAGGCGGACATGAGGTCGGCCGCTCAGGCGGGGCCCACCGGTCACGCCGGCATCGTCCTCGTGAAGGAACCCTTCGGCACGAGCCATGGCTGGAGTCCCGGCGGCGGAGATGGACGGTTGCCGCCCCACCGGACTCGCAGCGCGGCGGCGGCTCAGGTGAGAAGGGGGCCGCTGCGGGTGAGCGGGAAGGTGCGGACGACCTGGTAGCGGGCGCCCCGGTTGGTGAGGGTGCTGCGGTAGCAGCACAGCCCCCTCGCCTCCCAGGGCGGGCAGGCCGAGGTGGCCGCCGCCAGGAGGTCGGGCAGCGGCTCGGGCACCGGACCGGGGGCCGGGAAGCGAGCCAGGGTAAGGTGGGGGCGGAACTCCCGCTCCTCCACGCGCAGCCCGGCCGCGCGGCAGGCGGCGGCCAGGTTGCCGGCGAGCCGGGCGAGCACCTCGACGTCACCAGCCACCCCGGCCCACAGCACGCGCGCCTTGTGCTGGTTCGGGAAGGCACCGGCGCCCTGGAGCTGGAGCACGGCCGGGCCGACCCCGGCCACGGCTGCCTCCCCCACCGTGACGACCTCGGACGAGAACTCGGGGCGTACCTGGCCGAGGAACGCCAAGGTCAGGTGCCAGCCGCTCGGCGCGGCCACCCGCGCCTCGGGCAGGGCCCTGGCCACCTCGGGCAGGGCGGCCTCGAGCGGCGCCCGGCTGGCGCCGGGCACGGGCACGGCGAAGAACAGCCGCCCGGTGAGCAGGTCCGGGTCGGAGAACACCCGGTCGGCGTCCATCACCCGGCTCCCCAGGGCGACGCGGGACCAGGACCCGGGATCGCGTGGGCCGGGCAGGCGCGCACACCCGCCGGGCAGGCGGCCGCGGAGAACCGGGTTCGGCGAGCCCGGCTCGGAACCATGGCGGCCGCGGAGAACCGGGTTCGGCGAGCCCGGCTCGGAACCATGGAGGTCGAGCTCGCGGCAACGTTCGCCGGGCATGCGGCCAGGGACCCAGGGCAGCGCCGTGCCGGTCCCGAGGTCGTTGGAGGTGCGGCAACGGTCGCCGGTCGCGCGGCCAGGGACCCAGCCCGGTCGGGAGGCCGAGCCGTCATGCGATGCCCCTTAGGCGGCGGCGGAGCAGGTCCAGGGCGAGCGTGGCCGCCCAGGCCCGGACCTGGGCGCGGTCACCAGGGGCGCGCATGGTGGTAGCGACGGTGCCGGCCGCGTCGGCCACGGCCAGGCAGAGGGTGCCGACCGGCTGGCCGCCCTGCTCGGTAGGGCCGGCCACGCCGCTGGTGGCCAGGCCGGTCCCGGCAGAGAAGACGCGCCGGGCGCCCTCGGCCATGGCGGCGGCGGCTGGCTCGCTGACCGGCCCGTGCTCGTCGAGCAGGTGCTGGTCCACGCCGAGCAGGTCGGCCTTGGCCTCGGTCGCGTAGGCGACCACCCCGCCCAGGTAGTAGTCGGACGCGCCCGGCACGGTGGTGATGCGACCGCCGAGGAGCCCGCCGGTGAGCGACTCGGCCGTGGCCAGGCTCTGGCCCTGCTCGCACAGCAGTCGGCCCACCACCTGCTCGAGCGCCTCGTCGTCGTGGCCGTAGACGGCGGCACCGAGCTCGGCGCGCACGGCGTCCTCCACCGGGGCGATCCTGGCCAGCGCCTCGTCCCGGGTGGCGCCCACCGAGGTCAGGCGGACGCGCACCTCGCCCGAGCTGGCCAGGTAGGCCATGGTCACGCCGTCGGCCGCCTCCCAGAGCGGGGTGAGCTGCTCGGCCACCCGGGACTCGCCGATCCCGGCCGTCCGAAGGGTGCGCGAGACGATCGCCCGGCCCTCGCCCGCCCGGGCGGCGAGGTCGGGCAGCACCACTCCCTCCAGCATGCCCTCCATCTCGCGGGGCACGCCGGGCACCGCGTAGACCGGCTTGCCGCCGATCTCCACGATCAGCCCGGGAGCGGTCCCACGCGGGTTCTCGATGGTGCGCGCGCCCTCGGGAACGTCGGCCTGGCGCAGGTTCATCGTGGCCATGCGGCGCACCCCGAAGCGGGCGAAGCGCTCCTCGAGCCAGCGCTCGATTGCTGGGTCGCGGACGAGCCGCACCCCGGCGACGGCGGCGATCGCATCCCGGGTGACGTCGTCCTGGGTCGGGCCGAGGCCGCCGGTGACGATCACCGCGTCGGCGCGGGCGAGCGCCTCCCGGATCGTGTCGGCGATGCGCGCCTCGTTGTCCCCTACCGCGGTGTGGCGCAGGCAGTCCCAGCCGACGTCGGCCAGGCGCTGGCCGATCCAGGCCGCGTTGGTGTTGACGATCTGGCCGAGCAGCAGCTCGGTCCCCACACCGATGATCTCGCAGCGCATGGTCGTCCTCGTCCTCCCGTCAGGCTGGTGCCGGGCCATCCCGGGCACGAGGGTAGGCGGTAGGCGCAAGAGGCGCAGGCTGGCGCGCGGCGGCACCGGCACCGGCCGCGCACCACCGGCCTGCGCGCTTGGACCCGTCGGCTCGCTCACCGGGTTGCCGGCACGGCTGGCCCGACCCTCCGGGCGGCGGGGGCTGGTGCCGTGGCTGCCCCGGCCCCCCAAGCCGGGCGGGCGCGCAGCTCGGGACCTTCGGCGCCGGTCACCTCGACCTCGACGTAGTCCCCGGCCGTGGCGCTGGCCAGGCCCTCCACCCGCACCAGGCCGTCGTGCTCGGGCGCCTCGCGGAAGCTTCTGGCCTCGGCCGTGCCGTCGGCGTCGACCCGGTCGACCATGACCTCGAGCCGGCGGCCCACCCAGGCGGCCTGGACCCGGTCGAGCACGCGCGCCTGCAGCTCGCTCAGGCGCTCGACCCGGGCCCGGGCGGTGCGGGTGGGCACCCGGCCGTCCAGGGCCAGGGCGGCGGTGCCATCCTCGGCGGAGTAGGCGAAGAAGGCGACCCAGTCCAGCCGGGCCTCCTCGAGGAAGTCCTCCAGCTCGCGCACGTCCTGCCTGCGCTCACCCGGGAACCCGAGGATGAAGTTCGACCGGAAGGCGGCGTCGGGGTCGAGGGCGCGGACGCGCCCGACCAGGTCGAGGAAGTCCGGCCGGGACCCGCCCCGGCGCATGCGGCGCAGCACAGGGGCGCTCGCGTGCTGCAGCGACAGGTCGAAGTAGGAGCAGACGACCGGGTTGGCGGCCATCTCCTCGAGCAGGCCGGGAGTGAGCTCGTCGGGCTGCAGGTACTGCAGGCGCACGCGGCGGAGCCCTTCGACGGTGGCCAGCGCGCGCAGCAGGTGGACCAGGGCGGAGCGTCCGCCGAGGTCCTTGCCGTAGGAGGTCGAGTTCTCGGCGACCAGCACGACCTCGGAGACGCCCTGCCCGGCGAGCCAGACGACCTCGTCGACCACCTCGGTCGGGCGGCGCGAGCGGAACCGTCCCCGGAACGAGGGGATGGCACAGAACGAGCAGTCCCGGTCGCAGCCCTCGGCGAGCTTGACCAGGGCGACCGGCTGGCGCGCCCGGGACCGGGCCGGGAAGGGCGCACCGGCCGGGGTGGGGAACACCATCGGCAGGACCCGGCGCCCGGCTGGCGGGACGAGCGCCGGCCGGACCGCCCCGCCGGGCGCCGGCGGCGCTGGCGCTGGCGCCAGGGCCGGGAGCCGGGAGCCGGGAGCCGGGGCCGGTGTCACGGCGGGCCGATCCGGGGCCGGGGCCGCCGGCGCCAGCGCCGCCGGGGTCGGGGTCGGGGTCACGGCGGGCCGATCCGGGGCCGGCGCGCCCGGCATCGGTGTCGCGGCTGCCGTGCCCGGGGCGGGTGCGCCGCCTCCGAGGGTGGACCCCAGCAGCTCGGCCAGGCGGGTGTAGTCGGCGAACGGGACGATGGCGTCGGCCTCGGGCAGCTCGGCCCGGAGGGTGTCGGCATAGCGCTCGGCCAGGCAGCCCATCACCAGGACGGTCCTGGCGCGACCGTGCTCCTTCAGCCCGGCCGCTTCGAGCACGGGGTCGGTCGACTCCCGCTTGGCTGCCTCGGCGGAGCTGTCAGGATGGAGTTCACGAGCGGCAGGAGGGGACTTGAGCGCGATGGCGCTGAAGACCGTGTCGATCGATTCCTTCTTGGCGGCGCTGATAAACGCGCAGGTGTTGACGATGATCGCGTCCGCCTGCTCAGCATCGTCGACCATCTCATACCCGGAAGCGGTGAGCAGCCCGGCGGCGTTCTCCGAGTCGACCTCGTTGCGCCCGCACCCCAGAGTGACGATGGCCACCTTGGGCGGCCGGGCTGGCTCGGGCATCGTCGTCGCTCCTATGCTTCCTGGAGGGTCACGGTGAACCTACCGGCCTCGGGCGGCCCGGTGCTCCGGCCCGGCATGCGAGCGGCAGGACTGTCCCGGCTGAGCCGGGAGACACAAGAGACTACCTCCTCCGAACGCCAGCGAGCGCTGCACCTCCGGCTGGCCGAGAACTACGAGCTGCGCTACGAACCCCCGCCCGCACACCGACGGCGGTGATCTGTTCGAGGACCTCGACTGAGGCGCCTTGGGACCGCATGGGCCGGTCGAGGCCGGCGCCGAAGGTCTCGGTCGCCTTGGTGGCGTACTTGGCGATGTAGCCCGGTATGTAGCCGCGAGCCGCTCGGGTGACAGCTCGCCGTTGCCGGCGGGGCTGAGCTCGCGCAGGTCGAGCTGGTCGCCCAGCGGATCGGCCCGCGCTTCACGCCCGGACCGTTCACCGCCGACGCTCTCCCACGCGGCCGCGGGCCCGGGTGGCTACCAGTCCGCCTGCCAGCAGTCGCGTGAGAACGGCACGCGCTGCGGGTGGCCGTTGCGCAGCACGTAGACGGTCGCCGGCCGCTGGTCGTCGGGCTTGCCGGCGGCGGCGATGATGACGTGCCGCCCCGAGCGGTCCACGTCCATGCCGAAGATCTCGGCCCGCAGGCCGAGCGGCTCGCTGGACACCACCCGCCCGGTCCCCAGGTCGTAGTGGACCAGGAGGTCTTGGCGGGGTCCGGTGTCGCAGCCGCGCCCCCCGAGGGCCAACAGCCGCCCGCTGCCGCCCAGGAACCGCGGCGGCAGCTGCAGGGGGCAGTCCCCGGCCGGCGGCAGGTCGCGGCCCTGGGTGACCGAGGTGGTGCCGGCGAGCGGGAGCACGTGCAGCGATGGCGGCGGCCCGTTGGATTCCTGCCGCAGAAGGAGGTAGGCGAGCTGCGTCGCGTCCGGGCTCAACTGCAACCCGTCCACGGACACCCCCGGCGGGATCGTCAACACCCGCTGCCGCCCGTTTGCCAGCTCGCGCACGACCAGCCGCTCCGTGTGGCAGCTAACCTCGAACCGGCTCCTGTTCAGGGTCCCACCCGGGGCCGTGTGGACATACGCCAGCCAACGGCCATCGGCGCTCAGGCTGAACTGCCCGACGCCGGCCAGTCCGCCGAAGGCGGGCTGCCGCGCCCCGGTGGCCAGGTCGACCTGGGTCCAGCTGCGGTCGCACCCAGCGGTCGGGCCGGGGCTGGTGGTCGGGAGGTACATGGTCCGCAGGTCGGGGCTGACCACCACGTCCGCCGCCAGGTCCGACTGGCGGTCCGAGCCGGGCACCTGGCGCACGATCCTGCCGGTCCTCGCGTCGATGATCACGGTGTGTTTGGCGGGGCCGTCGCCGACCTGGCCCACGAACGTGGTCGGGGCGACGGCGGCCGGCGGGCCGACGGACGGACCGGCGGGCGGCGCAACCGGAGGAACTGGGCCAATGCTGCGCCGGTGGCCCGCCTCGGAGAGCAGCTGCACGCCTCCGCCTGCCAGCAGCAGGCCCACCAGAACCAGCACCACCCCGCCCTGGACCTTCCGGCGGCCGCGGCGGCGGACCGCAGCGATGCTCGCCGGCTTCGCGGCCACCTGGCCGGCGACGGCCAGGGCCTGCAGGCGCGAGCGCAGCTCCTCGTCATGCACTGGTGGCCTCCTCGTCTGGCTCTCCGACGCCGACTCGCAGGTGGCGTGCGAGTGCCGCACGGCCACGCGCGAGCCGGCTCTTCACGGTGCCGACGGGCAGGCCCAGCTCGGCGGCGACCCGCTCCACCGCCAGCTCGGCGACGTAATGCAGGACCAGCACCTCCCGCTGGGCCAGGGGGAGCTTGCGCAGGGCCCACACCAGGTCGACGTGCTCAGCGCCGATCGGCGGCAAGGGTGGCGGCGGTCCAAGCCGCAGCAGGACCCGCAGCTGCCGCGCGGTGCGGCGGTGATGGTCGATGGCCCGGCGGAAGGCGACCGTCCGCACCCACGCCTCGGGGTCGTGGTAGCCGCGGAGGCTCCGCCAGCGCAGCAGCGCGCTCGCAAAGGCGTCCTGGACCGCGTCCTCGGCTTGGGCCTGGTCGTGCAGGAACGCGAACAGCAACCCGACCAGCCGGCCGTAGGTGGCCGCGAAGAACTCCTCGAAGCTCCTGTCGCTGTGCTGGCCCACCGGCTGGCTCCTCGCTCTCGGCGGCACACCACTATCTCGCCGCACGGCAGGCGGAGGTTCCACCGATCCAGAATTCTTACAGGGTTTCGGGTATTGGACTGACAGCCGCGGACTGGGTGGACTGCTTGGACGACAGGGCATCCAGGGTCGGAAGAGGTGTCGTCTCAACCCCGTCACGGAGCCGCGCGGGCTGCGGCAACCGACGGCCGACGGTCCCGGGTGGGCGGCTGACGCGGGGTCAGAGGCGGCGGTGCATGATGTGCAGCCCGACGTAGCCCTTGACCGGGTGGTGGAAGCCCTCCGGCACGGTCGCCAGCACCTCGAAGCCGAGCGAGCGCCACAGCGCGACCGCCCGGGTGTTGGTCTCCACCACGGCGTTGAACTGCATCGCACGGTAGCCGTCGGCGCGCGCCTGGTCGAGGACGTGCTCGCCCAAGGCCCGCCCGACGCCGCGCCCGGCGTGGTCGGGATCGACCATGAAGCCGGCGTTGGCGATGTGCGCGGCGGGCCCGCCGTGGTTGGGGTGGGTCTCGGCGGTGCCGAGGACGGTCCCGTCGGGGTCGACGGCCACGACCGTGCGGCCCGGGGGCTCGGGGAACCACATCGCACGGGCCTGCTCCTCGACGACGTCGCGGTCCCAGGAGAAGGTCTCGCCAGCGGCGACGATGCGGCGCAGGAAGGGCCAGATCGCGGGCCAGTCGTCGGGGGTCGCGTCCCTGATCAGCATGATGCCCCACCATAGTGGCCCGGGCCGGCGGATCGCGAACGGATTTCGCGGGGGTCGAGATTGCCCAATATGGGCCAAGTCAGTGAAAGTCGGCGAATTCTGGAAGATCGAACGCAAAGGGGCAACGCCAACCGTGCCACCCGAGGAGTGGGGGAAGGGCTGAGCGACCGCGGCTCCACGGCTATTCCGCGGGATGCCCCCGGTAGAACCTGGCTGGCGGGTCGCCTCCCGGGCCGAGACGCGGCCCATGGGCTCCCTGTTCCGCGAGAGCTCCAGCGCCGACCCTGGCGCCGACCCTCGCCGCCGGGGCGGCTGTACGGACCGGGACCCGGCCCGTAGACTCCGCCCCCGGCGGGAACCCCCCCGGGCCGACACGGAGGCTGAGCACGGAAGGATCGGGTGAGCACGGAAGGATCGCGGACGCCGACGAGGTCGAACCGGTGACCGGACGTGCCCGGCTGCTGGTGCTCGACGACTACGAGGGACGCATCGCCGGGTCCCCCGCCATGGGCCGGTTGCGGCAGCTGGCCGAGGTGACCGTGCTGAACCGGCCGCTCACCGAGGCCGATCTCGCGGAGCTGGCCGACGTGGAGGTGCTCATGGCGGTCCGGGAGCGGACGCGGCTGGACGCCGACCTGTTCGACCGGCTCCCCAGGGTGGAGCTGGTGCTGCAGACCGGGGGCCATGCCTACCACGTCGACGAGCCGGCGGTCACCGGGCGCGGGATCGTCGTCGCCCTCGGCCGCCGGGCCCGGATGCCGACGGCCGCGGTGCCCGAGCTCACCTTCGGGCTGATGATCGCCGTGCTGCGCCGGATCCACCCGCTCGCCTCCGAGCTGTCGGCCGGGGCGTGGCCGGAGGCGATGGGCGGGACGCTGGCCGGTCGCACGCTGGGCATCCTTGGGCTCGGCAGGCACGGCCGGCCGGTCGCACGGATCGGCGCCGCCTTTGGGATGCGGGTGGTCGCCTGGGACCGGGGGCACGGGCCCAAGGCGGGCGACCCAGAGGTGGAGCGGCTGCCGCTCGACGAGCTGCTGGCCCGGTCCGATGTGGTCTCGGTCCACCTGCGGCTCTCCCCGGAGTCGCGCGGGCTGCTCGGCCGGGAGCGCCTGGCCCGGATGCGGCCGGGGGCGGTGCTGGTCAACACCGCCCGCGGCGCCATCGTGGACGAGGGCGCGCTCGTGGAGGCGTTGCGGGCCGGCCGGCTTGCCGGTGCCGGCCTGGACGTGTTCGCCACCGAGCCGCTCCCGGCCGTGAGCCCACTTCGGGCGCTCCCGAACGTCGTGCTCACACCCCACATCGGCTGGAAGGTCGACGAGGTCTTCCACGAGTGGGCGGTGATCGCCGCGGACCAGCTCGCGGCCTACCTGGAGGGGCGGCTGGCAGCGGGCGAGGTCTTGGCCCCGGCGGCCGCCCGGGTGCCCAGGCAGCGGCTGGGTGGCCTGGCGCCCGGGTAGCCCGCATCAGGTCCTGGTCGCTCTCCGGTCTTCCTGGGACAGGTGGTCGAAGGTCTCACCCGTGGCGCGGCGGAACAGACCGGTCGTCATCTTCAGCACGTTGGCCTTGTGGAAGACGGTCACGTGCTTGCGACGGCGGCTGGCCAGCTCGAAGGCGACGCGTCCGGGCCGAAGAGCCTAGGTGTCGCCGCTGCGGGGCACGACGAGCACCGGCACCGACGCCTGCCGGACCAGCGCCGCGGACACAGAGCCCAGCAGGACCCGCCGCACCGGCCCGTAGCCTCGGGAACCGCAGACGAGCAGGTCGGTCCCGTGCTCGCCGACCATCGACAGCTCGTCGACCACGTCGCCGTAGAGCAGGACGCCGCTGGCCTGCACACCGTCGGGCAGCTCGGCCAGGGCGCGGTCCAGCGCGTCCCGGTAGCCCTTGCGCACCTCCTCGGGCACCACGTCCTCCTCGGGGCGGACCACCGGCGGCGTGAACCAGTTGGTGGTCACCGCGACAACCGAGTACAGCGTGAGGGGCAGGCCGGAGCGCGCCGCCAGGTCGGCGGCGACGCGGACGGCCTCGTGGCCTTCGGCCGTGTCCACGAAGGCCACGCCGAGCGCCCGCAGCAGACCCGCCCGGGGGCGCCGGTACCCGCGCGGCGCCACGGCGACCGGGCACCCCGTCCCGTGCAGCAGCCGTTCGGCCGTGCTCCCCGACACCACGCGGCCGATAGCGCCGCGGTTGCTGGACCCGACCACCAGCATGCGGGCGCGCTCCTGCTCGGCGAGCTCGGCCAGCCCCCGAGCCGACGACGTGGACGGCGCGGCCCGCAGCTCCACGCCGGCGCCGCCGGCCGCCAACCGGGCCACCTCCAGCACCTCGGAGGCGTGCCGCCGGACGTCGGCGTCGGCCCCTGGCTGCGTCCCGTCCGGGTAGATGCAGGCGACCAGCAGCGGGTCGCCGGTGGCGCGGGCCAGGCTGGCGGCCAGCGCCACCGCGTCCAGGCCGGCGTCGGTCCCGTCGGCCCCGGCGACGATCGGTGCGGTCATGACGTCTCCCTCACTCACCATCGGTGGCGGGCTGGTCGTCTGCTCGCCCATCAGTCGCCGTGCTCCTCTGACGCTCCGGGTGGGCGTGCCTGGGCCCGGTCCGTTCCCGGACGCTCCGGCACCCCCTCGGCGGGCTGCTCCGGCACCGGCCCACCGGGTCGCTCCGGAACCCGTGCGCCCGCCGGCTCCGGCTCGGTGGCGTGGGCGGCCGGCGTGGGACCCTCCCCGGGCGGGGCGCCGACCGCCGCGGGCACCGGCGCCGGCGGGCGCCGGCCCCGGAGCACCAGCCGGGCCACCAGGGGCCACAGCAGGACGACCGCGATGACGACGTAGATCGTGATGGCCAGGGGGCTGTTGAACAGCCCGCTGATCTCGCCGTTGCTGAGCTGGAAGGCCCGGCGCATCTGCTGCTCGGCTCGGGGGCCGAGGATGACCCCGATGATCGCGGGCACAACGGGTAGCCCGTAGCGGCGCATCGCGAACCCGAGCAGGCCGATGACGAGGAGCACGAACAGGTCGAAGGGGTTGGCGTTGACCGCGTAGGCGCCCACGGCGGCGAAGAACAAGATCCCGGCGTACAGGTATGGGCGGGGGATCTGCAGCAGCTTGGCCCAGGCCGGGGCGAGCGGGAGGTTGAGCACCAGCAGCAGCGCGTTGCCGATGAACAGGCTGGCGATCAGGCCCCAGACCAGCGCCGACTCCCGCTCGAACAGCAGCGGCCCGGGCTGGATGCCGTACTGCTGGAACGCGGCCAGCATCACCGCGGCGGTCGCGTTGGTGGGCAGCCCGAGGGTGAGCATCGGCACCAGGGTCCCGGCCGCCGACGCGTTGTTGCTCGCCTCCGGGCCGGCGACGCCCTCGATCGCGCCCTTGCCGAACTCCTCGGGGTGCTTGGACAGCCGCTTCTCGGTCACGTAGGACAGGAAGGTGGGGATCTCGGCGCCACCGGCGGGCAGCGCCCCGAACGGGAACCCCAGCGCGGTGCCGCGCAGCCACGGCTTCCAGGAGCGCCCCCAGTCCTGGCGGCTCATCCACGGCCGCCCCACCGGGATCACCTCGGCCGGCCGGTGCCGCAGGTGCGCGGCGACCCACAGCGCCTCACCGACCGCGAAGATGGCGACCGCCACGACGACGACGTCGATCCCGTCGGCGAGCTGCGGGATCCCGAAGGTGAGCCGCTGCTGGCCGGTCTGGGGGTCCAGACCGACCAGCCCGATCATCAGCCCGATGGCGAGCGACGCGAACCCGCGGATCCGCGAGGCCCCCAGCACGGCCGTGACCGCCACGAACGCCAGCACCATGATCGCGAAGTAGTCCGCCGCGCCGATCCGCACGGCGAAGTCCACGATCGTGGGGGCCAGCAGCACCAGCAGCACCGTGCCGATCAGGCCGGCCACGAAGGACCCGATCGCGGCGGTGGCCAGGGCCTGGGCGGCCCGGCCCCGCCGCGCCATGAGGTTCCCCTCGATCGCGGTGATCACCGACGAGCTCTCACCCGGCGTGTTGAGCAGGATCGACGTGGTCGAGCCGCCGTACATGCCGCCGTAGAAGATGCCGGCGAACATGATGAACGCGGCGGTCGGGTCCAGCCCGTAGGTCAGCGGCAGCAGCAGCGCCACGGTCATGGCCGGCCCGATCCCGGGCAGCACCCCGACCGCGGTGCCGAGCAGCACGCCGATGAACGCGTAGGCCAGGTTGGTGGGGGTGAGCGCGGTGGCGAAGCCGTTCGC
It encodes:
- the thpR gene encoding RNA 2',3'-cyclic phosphodiesterase, whose amino-acid sequence is MDADRVFSDPDLLTGRLFFAVPVPGASRAPLEAALPEVARALPEARVAAPSGWHLTLAFLGQVRPEFSSEVVTVGEAAVAGVGPAVLQLQGAGAFPNQHKARVLWAGVAGDVEVLARLAGNLAAACRAAGLRVEEREFRPHLTLARFPAPGPVPEPLPDLLAAATSACPPWEARGLCCYRSTLTNRGARYQVVRTFPLTRSGPLLT
- a CDS encoding competence/damage-inducible protein A, which translates into the protein MRCEIIGVGTELLLGQIVNTNAAWIGQRLADVGWDCLRHTAVGDNEARIADTIREALARADAVIVTGGLGPTQDDVTRDAIAAVAGVRLVRDPAIERWLEERFARFGVRRMATMNLRQADVPEGARTIENPRGTAPGLIVEIGGKPVYAVPGVPREMEGMLEGVVLPDLAARAGEGRAIVSRTLRTAGIGESRVAEQLTPLWEAADGVTMAYLASSGEVRVRLTSVGATRDEALARIAPVEDAVRAELGAAVYGHDDEALEQVVGRLLCEQGQSLATAESLTGGLLGGRITTVPGASDYYLGGVVAYATEAKADLLGVDQHLLDEHGPVSEPAAAAMAEGARRVFSAGTGLATSGVAGPTEQGGQPVGTLCLAVADAAGTVATTMRAPGDRAQVRAWAATLALDLLRRRLRGIA
- a CDS encoding MiaB/RimO family radical SAM methylthiotransferase, coding for MPEPARPPKVAIVTLGCGRNEVDSENAAGLLTASGYEMVDDAEQADAIIVNTCAFISAAKKESIDTVFSAIALKSPPAARELHPDSSAEAAKRESTDPVLEAAGLKEHGRARTVLVMGCLAERYADTLRAELPEADAIVPFADYTRLAELLGSTLGGGAPAPGTAAATPMPGAPAPDRPAVTPTPTPAALAPAAPAPDRPAVTPAPAPGSRLPALAPAPAPPAPGGAVRPALVPPAGRRVLPMVFPTPAGAPFPARSRARQPVALVKLAEGCDRDCSFCAIPSFRGRFRSRRPTEVVDEVVWLAGQGVSEVVLVAENSTSYGKDLGGRSALVHLLRALATVEGLRRVRLQYLQPDELTPGLLEEMAANPVVCSYFDLSLQHASAPVLRRMRRGGSRPDFLDLVGRVRALDPDAAFRSNFILGFPGERRQDVRELEDFLEEARLDWVAFFAYSAEDGTAALALDGRVPTRTARARVERLSELQARVLDRVQAAWVGRRLEVMVDRVDADGTAEARSFREAPEHDGLVRVEGLASATAGDYVEVEVTGAEGPELRARPAWGAGAATAPAPAARRVGPAVPATR
- a CDS encoding sigma factor-like helix-turn-helix DNA-binding protein, yielding MGQHSDRSFEEFFAATYGRLVGLLFAFLHDQAQAEDAVQDAFASALLRWRSLRGYHDPEAWVRTVAFRRAIDHHRRTARQLRVLLRLGPPPPLPPIGAEHVDLVWALRKLPLAQREVLVLHYVAELAVERVAAELGLPVGTVKSRLARGRAALARHLRVGVGEPDEEATSA
- a CDS encoding GNAT family N-acetyltransferase; the protein is MLIRDATPDDWPAIWPFLRRIVAAGETFSWDRDVVEEQARAMWFPEPPGRTVVAVDPDGTVLGTAETHPNHGGPAAHIANAGFMVDPDHAGRGVGRALGEHVLDQARADGYRAMQFNAVVETNTRAVALWRSLGFEVLATVPEGFHHPVKGYVGLHIMHRRL
- a CDS encoding D-2-hydroxyacid dehydrogenase family protein; the encoded protein is MTGRARLLVLDDYEGRIAGSPAMGRLRQLAEVTVLNRPLTEADLAELADVEVLMAVRERTRLDADLFDRLPRVELVLQTGGHAYHVDEPAVTGRGIVVALGRRARMPTAAVPELTFGLMIAVLRRIHPLASELSAGAWPEAMGGTLAGRTLGILGLGRHGRPVARIGAAFGMRVVAWDRGHGPKAGDPEVERLPLDELLARSDVVSVHLRLSPESRGLLGRERLARMRPGAVLVNTARGAIVDEGALVEALRAGRLAGAGLDVFATEPLPAVSPLRALPNVVLTPHIGWKVDEVFHEWAVIAADQLAAYLEGRLAAGEVLAPAAARVPRQRLGGLAPG
- a CDS encoding universal stress protein, whose product is MTAPIVAGADGTDAGLDAVALAASLARATGDPLLVACIYPDGTQPGADADVRRHASEVLEVARLAAGGAGVELRAAPSTSSARGLAELAEQERARMLVVGSSNRGAIGRVVSGSTAERLLHGTGCPVAVAPRGYRRPRAGLLRALGVAFVDTAEGHEAVRVAADLAARSGLPLTLYSVVAVTTNWFTPPVVRPEEDVVPEEVRKGYRDALDRALAELPDGVQASGVLLYGDVVDELSMVGEHGTDLLVCGSRGYGPVRRVLLGSVSAALVRQASVPVLVVPRSGDT
- a CDS encoding tripartite tricarboxylate transporter permease, with the protein product MDALSELANGFATALTPTNLAYAFIGVLLGTAVGVLPGIGPAMTVALLLPLTYGLDPTAAFIMFAGIFYGGMYGGSTTSILLNTPGESSSVITAIEGNLMARRGRAAQALATAAIGSFVAGLIGTVLLVLLAPTIVDFAVRIGAADYFAIMVLAFVAVTAVLGASRIRGFASLAIGLMIGLVGLDPQTGQQRLTFGIPQLADGIDVVVVAVAIFAVGEALWVAAHLRHRPAEVIPVGRPWMSRQDWGRSWKPWLRGTALGFPFGALPAGGAEIPTFLSYVTEKRLSKHPEEFGKGAIEGVAGPEASNNASAAGTLVPMLTLGLPTNATAAVMLAAFQQYGIQPGPLLFERESALVWGLIASLFIGNALLLVLNLPLAPAWAKLLQIPRPYLYAGILFFAAVGAYAVNANPFDLFVLLVIGLLGFAMRRYGLPVVPAIIGVILGPRAEQQMRRAFQLSNGEISGLFNSPLAITIYVVIAVVLLWPLVARLVLRGRRPPAPVPAAVGAPPGEGPTPAAHATEPEPAGARVPERPGGPVPEQPAEGVPERPGTDRAQARPPGASEEHGD